The genomic interval AATTTCTATCACTTAACTTACTAAAATGTTCCTTAGTAAATAGTAAAACTTAAAACAAATTCGAATAATTGAGCATATTTTacgttttaaaattttctattcgTTTAAGAgtcatctatttattttttaaatttaagagtCATCTATTCATCAATATTCAAATATAGAGTGAATCTaaagttatattaaattaatgttggatactttttattttgaaacaactaaaatatataaaataaatttgaaatacaaaacatactaataattaaaaatataaaagtacaAGAAACATTTGAAGAACAAGGGCGAAAAACATTACCCACCACACCACATCAAAATGAAACAAGCATTACAAATCTGTCCAACACAAACAAATCCAAGAGTGAGAGCACTaccacaaattaaaataattaatgaatttgaCTTCTTTTGCTTTAATTCACTTCCACGAAACAGATTTACCTTATCTAATAAAAAGGTTGCATTAACTCGGTTTGGTTGAAAATGATTGAGTTATGCATGTGCCAAATAGATCGCACACATACAATCCAAATTGTGCCAAATTTAGCCTGAACCCTTTTTTCCATTTGGTGGAGGCCTAAAAATTGATGAGCATGAGCCTCTCAATTTTAGTGGAAAGTACAACAAAACCCCCACCACTTCATTATATCCATCCAAACTTGCCCAAATATTGAACATGTAGTGAAAAAATGCTGAATAGATTTTTCAACACCGCAACACATAGAAGTCTTAGACATGACAATTTCTTTTGTAGTTAACGAAGATATAAAAATCTTCACACAAAATCGACATATTTAGTTGAACCAATTTATTCTAAACTAAAAAATAGAATGAATGTATTTCATCTTTCAAAAAATCAGGTAAGAAATTATACGTTTTCTTCACCACACATTCGCCTCCTTCACCACTATTCCAATATCTTACGTTCAATACCCTCTACATTGTTGTCATATATTTGGAGCAGTCAATTCTTTCATTTTAGGGCCAACAATTATAACATATACTTGAAGATGAAACAGAGAAAATACTAGAAGATGACTtgagtttaaatatgttttgaaattttttgcaaaCTTTAGAAGCATGGGATTTAAAGCAATAAACGTACCATAGATTTAGAGGtcaaatcaatttaattgtcaattagtataatttatttataattaatactaTCCAATTAGTCGCAATTAGAAAATAACAAAGGGTTTAGATTTAGACATTAAAGATGACAACACGGTAAGGTTGGTGAATTTTTAATGGTTTACCATAAATCAACActtaaaattcatcaaaaaaatttattgacggttcccaatattttttaaaaataatattttttttaatctttttcgTCTTTATGAATAAGACGGCAACCTAACagatatcaaaatattataaaatacatatatacatCAGTActatttcaattataaaaaataaaaataattattaccgTCTATATCTAAAAGAAGACGTTTGAAATCAttgaagttttaaatattttttaaaattagtctCAGGCACCACAAATTATCaaaccaattaaataaatttgtaaacttAGCAGCATTTGATTGGTAAATAAGATATGGAGTACAATTAATCAGAAGCATGAAACAAAAGTGAATGGCATTAGTGAATACTTCTAATAATATTCACTACAAGACATATTAGATGTCCCACCAAATAAGATAAACCACTTCCATTTGACCTTTCTAACACttggattattattttgtaCAAAATGACTTTAATTAACTAGTTTgtcaaaaatagttttattaatcGAAGTGGTCCAATTCAGGTTTAATGTGTGTTCCATTCCTCAACCAGTAAAAATACAATGTAAGCCTAACTCCTCAGTTTCAAAGAGACACTACTTTTTCAGGTCAGATATCAATCTAAATCAATCTGAAACAACCTATTTAGTAGAAGGTGGTCTCCACACATTCTGTTAGTTTTTTTTCGTAGGAGTACTTTGATGTATAGTAGTAGATAGTAGATAGTAGATTAGTTGGTGGTCTCGTTTGTTTTAGAGCCTTAAAAACCACGTCCAGTAAAATCGATAATTAGGACCCCAAAAGGTAAATCTATTAAATCAATTGTTTTAAGTctttataaaaaagttaatttttatttttttaaaaaaattacttaacaAAAAAGGctcatatttttgtaaaaaaaatttatattttaatatttttatgtttataacTAATAGaatcttatataaaattaatattgtgttgacaaatattaaattaattgacttaattaataattacaaatgtaattttgtataaaatcgattatattagtttaataaataattgtttatcCTAATCCTAAAGTgtctaaaaattatatatttttatattattttttagtaattttactAAAAGACTATTTTAGACTCTACAAGACTTTGTAATAAAATTCACTTTAAGTCTCATGTCTTGGACAAGCTCGATCGTAAGACTTGATTCAACgtataaatattgaaattattgCGTTAAATATCCTATCTTGGATTTGAATTTGGGACCTCATAGCCATGtctgaacttttttttttaccatttcatttatgacaaaaaaaaatgtgaataaaaaattttatatttgaatttagatGAGTTTTATGATAGACCACTTTTATAAGTCGTTTATCGTAGAGAAATACTTAAAAATCATGAAAGTTTTAtcgataataaataataatttttcaaaaataatagtttatgaCTTTCATTGTCTTTATAGATATGACAGTTGAAaattctaatattttaaaaaatttgaagtgaATATTTGGTGTGAAAAGGAATTGGGAGTTGCTATTAGCTTTAAGATGGAGATAATTCTAGTATTTTAGGGTCTAATTGTGTTCCAACATTAGCCAATAATAGTGCAAGTGCAAGTATACGTGGATCAAAAGGTTGGCGAGTTGAATTATTTTAGTTTCTCAATAAGATATAACAAACTCTTTCTCATctcaattatatattatttttaccaaATTAACTTacaatactttaaaaaattataaattaataaaaatactaaaaaaattaaatcatttatattCAAAAAATCCATTGATACtagtattaaataaataattttactttttttttaaatcatggGTGAAGAAATAGTTCTATTTTATATGTGaatgaaaaaactaaaattgtaaaaatttatatttattttaattttttaattaatactcttttttttctaattttgaataataatatattagattatatataatgaaaaaCTACCATTGTCATAAAATtgtacatatttattaaaattaattattaatatttaattttaaatttaatagctaattatatttttaatttttatttttaatttttatatattatatattataagtgTAACTaggtaaattattgtttttattctaTCGTGTCAATTTCTAATTCAACTCAAAttcatgataattttttttttaactaaaaaatatgatatgatgattttcaataataatttattgtatcATGTTGTTTTATTAAacctaattaatataaaatgtaaTAGATGTATCTCATTTTGTCTTTTATCTTATCCATCAAAATCTTTCAAATGTAACTTATGAAATTAAGTAAATGTTTCTAATCttcatgatttttatttttctctttatatgTAATAGCACAGTAGTAGTAAGTAGTAACCACTAATCATGATATaaaattgcttaaaaaaatagatttaattataattttgatctcTCTATTTTCATCAAACTTATAGAATTtattctcctattttaaaaattgataattttagcCAATTGTTctgatttttgaactaaaagaaaataatgatttggcttattttaaatgacgtggtAGACGATTTTAAGATATAGAACCATCAAGATGCATTAATTACTAAtatgacattaattaaattataaaaataaaaaaatattgaatttgaaagttaattttttatagagtTTTATAACATTTCatgagtattaattattttacatcatcgtatcatatattattttatttaaaatatattacatcgtcattttttagttgaaaaatatgaacaatgaccaaaattatcaaattttaaaataaaaaaaattaattttgtaaaataataaaaaacagatagattaaaattacaattaaattaaaaaactactATTGCAAAAAAGTACTTCTATaatcacaatattttaaacacaaaatttaaccacacataaaaatatatataatttaattatttgtatagtACTTATTATTTAAAGAATTGCTCAACATTGCATAGATATTGGTGAAAAGTGAAAACCCAAGCTAGCCAGGTATTTTTGATTGATTCCCATGAGCTGGGGCAACTTTAGAGCATCAACATTCCTCATGTGGTTAGGGACAATAATGCTCCAAAACCAATGAAGTAGAAACCAACCAAAACCAAAACCTCAAAAACCAAGTTTCGTTTCCTTTATATTGGAACACATAGTTGCCTAACTCTGACTAGAATAAGATAATGGTTACTTTCATGATAAATCTCACATCACAAAATGGCTcaaaatctctatttttttcAGTGATGACATGTAAGTAAGGAAGATCATATCTAGATGCGATGGGACAAAATGTGGGAAGAGGGTCCAGCTCAAATTTTTACCTGAGGGGAAGGGACAAAATTTGGACCACTATGTTAAATGATTAGTCAGAGTCATGAGGCACAACATAGAAGGACACCAAATTTTGGCACCTAAATTATGGATATCTTTTTGAGATTTTGTGTCACCGATGTGAAAGGAACTAGATAAACACCACCATCATGAGTGATGGATGGAtttatcaaatcaaacaaaaaaatggctttacttttttttttttgaatagaAGCTTTAGTTCATACAAGAGTAAtcgatattttaattatttaatgtgtTAGACGAtgttcttataaataaataaaaacagaaaattagagggtaataaaattataataccaATACAACTATGTTGATATCCCAAATTATTCCATATTATTTGCAGCACTTTAAtaagtttattaaataaacaatataaaaaatgaaaaactttgAAAACCGTGTCAAAACTCAAGTAAGTAAAGATGAACACACTGACCCATTAAAAATCTTATATAGAAAATTTAAAgggataaaattaatatatatagaaaaaaaaaagtgcaatATTAACGAAAACCAAAAAAAGGAAAGTCTATATCAATTGTGgtgaaaatcattttaaataggGGACGGCTACAAATTCCACCAAGTAAAATAATGAAGGTAATATCTAATATTAGTAAGTTTATCAACACACGTACTGTTTTCTTATAAATATGAAACTGAATTTGTCTTgtaaagaaaatacaattcaaccACTTAGTTTTCAATTTCCACGGCATAAGATTTGAATTAGTAAAAGATTAAATGTTTAACAAAGAGTCACATAATATCCAAAGATAAAACTGACAATTAGAATGAACAgcaatagttttttttagacaccaaatgaattaaaattacaaaatatcatGTCTTTTGTATGTAATTTTGTGAACTAAAATGACTAACATAAGACATATTTAATGATTAAACTTATTAATCAGCGGAAAAATTTActaattaaagatatatttaagaTGTTTTATTGCGCTTTTAAGCGCTATTAAAATCTCAAAAgcagtaataaaaaataacgtAGAGTTCAATTAttgaattgataaatataatacaCATCTACcgatgattttaaaattttgatacattctaaaattataatgacACGTTTCACACATTTGATGATCAAAATAGTTTGTTAGACATtcttaaacaaaacaaaagaaagacacagtgacaaaataaaaaataaaaaatttaaggtcAAGACATTTCCATTCATGATCAAGCTTTTTTTTTGTCCacccttttatttttatcacttTTTGATATCATACTTTAAACCTCTCTAGGGTCTACAAAAAGAGCTCTTGTTGGTGGGGTTGTTTTGATTAATTCATGAAAAGTATTGATTGATGATGATAGCCCTTCATTTTTCAATGCCTTTATGCACCACAAATCTTCAGGGCATGAGAGCAATTTCCAATGTGGAATATGTTGATTGAGTTGATCTCTTCCTCCAACTTCAGTCACAATAATCTTACACTTCTCATCATCATTAGACTCAACAGCCATGTTATGCACAAATTGACACAAACCTCTCACTAGCTTCCCAGACAATGGTCCTTCATGATACAAACCATACATGAAATAAAATCCAAAAGGGTTAAAAAAATCAGGCAAAGTTGGCAATTTTAAACATGGGAAAATTTTATCAATCAAGCACCAACTTTTTGTGtataacaaacaacaaaaaggTGCTTTTCCTAATCTTAACTTGAAAATTTCACCACTATTCCATACACTAAGCATAGCCCAACTATTTGGTACTTGTGATCCATTAGACCCAACATCACCTTTAAAATATGCCATCCATGTCCCTAAACTTAACTTATTCCTTAAAATATTTCCTATATCATTAGGGAAAAACTCTGTGGACCCCATGAACCTTTTATAGAGTGATTCAGCTTCTTCAATTTTCAATCTTGATATCTCAATGTTGGATGAAATTTGAAGTGAATGATGGTTCACAGGGTTAACAAGAATAGATGGTGTCCTAAACTTTGTGTAACCAAATTTTTTCATGAAAAGATTAACTGAGGcattattttctttctctgttGCCATATATGCATAGTCCACATCATTTGAAATGAACCATTCTTCTAATCTTCTTACTAGGTTTGAGCCAATCCCTTTTCTTCTATGATGTGGTGATACCCTTAAGCCTAGGACATACCCTACTTTTGCTAAATCCTTTGGTGGATGGTGTTGAATAGTGACTAGTTTTATAGAGCCTTGAATGACACCAACCAATTCATTCTCCAATTCAGCTACCTAACATCCAATTAACAAGTTAGTGGTGGACATAATCAttaaaacatgattttgaaTTACACTATGCCACTACACTTGCAGTTACAATATAACAGATTAAGTGTATGTTTCATATCATAGTGTGTACTAGTATTATGGCGAATCAAcgtaaatttcaaaaactataagTTGTAGTTTTGGCAAAATCAAGATATCTCGATATCTTGATTCGTAAATGTATTTCAACTACTATTGCAACTGCATTTATTTGCATTATAcgacaatataaaaatttgcGACATCTATAACATCTGACACTATTTTCACTTTTAATAAAACAATGTCTTGTCTCGAAAAgattactaaaaataaaaattgtctGAGATGTTACAAATGGTATCAGAGTCTGGTTTTGATATCGAGACATTTGGATCAAAGAACAAGAAGAAGATTATAAATTGGGATTGATCCataaaatgaaaaggaaaaataaggAAATCATATATGAAGTTAATTAGTtgaatatatagtatatataccAGCATCATGTACATGGGACTGTTTCTGATCCTACAAATGGGGTCACCCATAGTGTCTGTGAAGAGAAACACACTTTCTGATGGTCCTACCTCACATTTTCTCTCTAGATTTTCAACTTGAGCTCTATCAAATTGACCCTCATAGCTTCTGATTCTGAACTTGTTGAATTCCATATCAAAGAAGGTGAAGGTAGAAAATTGAAGGTGTGCTtcaatgaaataataataagaagaaaaaaaaggtaaaagGATACAAAGTAGCTTTGGTTACACAAGATACAAACTGCAAGAAGTGCAACTAACAAGTCTAGGAGTTGTAATACAAATACTACAAGAAGAATGGTTTGGCATAGACTACattatgatataattatttatatatgcaACAAGGGATAtgaattaaaagaaaatgaaaaatgtaaaATGAGGTGGGAAGAGAGAGAAGGAAAGAGATTGGAACATGAGAGAATGTTCTTTATGAGAATCATCAATAACATAGgcttcaataataataatagacaAAAGTTTGATTAATAATAGAATGTGTTTTTTGTCTCTAGCTTTTTTGTGCCTAGTGGCCACTCATCGCATGTAAGTTGGGGGTAATGTTGTtactttctattttctttttcaccCATTAATGATTTCATGATCACTTGATTATGTCTTATGTGACATTCAAATTATGTGAAACTATTCTTCATGTCCTAATTAACCCTATAAGATTATATGTATAGGCATCTATCAGGtgaaaaaaagttttcatacgAATTTTAATTATCGAATAActacttaaaaaattatacgattttattttcttatcttaGTCATTCATGTTTTTATCAATGACTAAGATTCATCCAtctcatttttataaaagtCATCTCTTTtgatatgttatatataatataaaataaatttaattcatatacattATCTTAGTGTTTATAGTTTTTACACGGTTGGTTAATTTCATTAAGAAAATGTTGACCTAAGTCCCATTTTCGAGATATTGTCCACTTCGATTCTTGTGCATAACGCCttgtagttttgttttttttattaaaatgtgtCTTGATGGGTAGAGAAGTGTTAGTGTTATTTACAAACTGTGATTAGTCTAAATTCTCAGGTAATCTAGAACTTTTTGATGTACAAGAACATAAACTACACATAAAATTTAGTgttgagattaaaaaaaaagataggaTAATTAAATTACATCTATGCATAAAATTTAAAGGTAAACTACCATTTTAGTCCATAAAGGTGTAGGACGTTGTCACTTTGATCCATGACTCAACCAAATACTCAATCTATGAATCATCAAAATGTCAGTCAGTTTAGTTTTTATCGTTGTATAATAGTTAAAGATTATTTTGACAGCAAGTTGTATCTTTTAAGGACTATTATTATagcaaattttatttttcaatgacTATTTTGATGATATACAAtgattaatttgagttttttgttGAGTCAGGAATATAAATGACAATATCCTAAACTtttgatgactaaaatgataGTTTACCTTAAAATTTAGTGTTGAGATTAAGTCTTAGACAAATTCTAATATGGGTCATGGCCTATTATaagtcaattttaaaaaatgtttaaaacttCAACAGTCACAGACGTTGTCTCTTAGACGTAGATATTAATAGTCATCTTCATTTAGACGATTGAGATAATGACTTAAACAATATCGATCGATaacaatacaaaaaaaaatactaatctTATATTGAATCGACATCAATCGGGTCACTATCACAAGCGATTATTTCTAAAGAGTATTTGTAAGTAAGTGTCTACGGTGGACCATTAatactataataatattttgggtaaatttttttaaaattaataataaaattttaaaaagcagCTATTAGTGGCAatgaaatagaaaatataattatcgTTGGCTAGGCCAGCACAAAAGTGAATGAAATCTAAAACAGAATTTGAAAAAgacatttttg from Cicer arietinum cultivar CDC Frontier isolate Library 1 chromosome 5, Cicar.CDCFrontier_v2.0, whole genome shotgun sequence carries:
- the LOC101506528 gene encoding probable N-acetyltransferase HLS1-like, yielding MEFNKFRIRSYEGQFDRAQVENLERKCEVGPSESVFLFTDTMGDPICRIRNSPMYMMLVAELENELVGVIQGSIKLVTIQHHPPKDLAKVGYVLGLRVSPHHRRKGIGSNLVRRLEEWFISNDVDYAYMATEKENNASVNLFMKKFGYTKFRTPSILVNPVNHHSLQISSNIEISRLKIEEAESLYKRFMGSTEFFPNDIGNILRNKLSLGTWMAYFKGDVGSNGSQVPNSWAMLSVWNSGEIFKLRLGKAPFCCLLYTKSWCLIDKIFPCLKLPTLPDFFNPFGFYFMYGLYHEGPLSGKLVRGLCQFVHNMAVESNDDEKCKIIVTEVGGRDQLNQHIPHWKLLSCPEDLWCIKALKNEGLSSSINTFHELIKTTPPTRALFVDPREV